The stretch of DNA TGCATTTGCAGCAGCTATTTGTCCATAAACATACGGATCATCAACAACAGGTGTAATAAAATCAAGTGTTTGAACTATTGCTTGGTCTTCATTTATTTGATAAACACTAGCATCTTCACTTGTATCAAAACCTACTAAAATTCTTTCATCGCTTGGAGTCAAACCGCAAATAGTTTGTTTAAGATCACCCGGACCCATTTTTGCAGCTCAACCAGCAGCTTGAACGAATTTTGTTAGTTTATATTCATTATTCATAAAACTAATCCTTGCAATATTGCAATTTTTTGGATTTGATTATATCGATAATTTTATTAAAATAGAGTTTAAAATAAGTAAATTATTTTTTACTTTTTAAGCGTTTGTTTATAAATGATATATTAAGATTTGACAAATTTAGTTCAAGACCATAGGTTATGGTTTGACATAAAGATAGCTAATACTTTCTTTATCTCTTAATAGAACAAAAAACTATTAGAGGTTTTATTCCCATGCAAAGAAGAACATTTTTAAAAACAACAGCTATATTCTCAAGTGCTGTTTTATTAACTCCTAATTTTGCTTTTGCAAAAGAAGAAAATCCATTTGGAATTACAAGTAAGCCAAGAAAATTTTCAATTAAAAATAATTATGTAATTAATCCTAGTCCAGATTTAGCACAAGCATGGATTCCTCTTCCAAAAGATGAAAGTTATCATAAGGTTATAGATTTTAGCTACAAAGGTAACTTTGATGAAGCAAAAGTTGTAAAAAATGAGTATGACACAAGAGTTTTATATGTAAAATGGAACAAAGGTGAAAAAAATAGAGAATTAGAGGTTTCTTTTGATGTTATTATGCAAGAAAGAACAACAGATTTTTCTAAAGCAACTTCAAATACAAACTATCCAAGTGATATAAAAGTTTATTTAGAAGGAACAACTCACATTCCTGTAATCCCTAGTTTACAAGAATATGCAAAAAATATTACAAAAGATGCTAAAACTCCATTACAAAAAGCTCAAGCTATTTATGATTGGACAGTTACAACTATGTATAGAGATGAAAGTATAATTGGTTGTGGAATTGGTGATGCTAAAAAAACTATTGAAGAAAAAATATATGGTGGAAAATGTACAGATATTAGTTCTGTTTTTGTAGCACTCTTAAGAAATGTAGGAATTCCAGCTAGAGAAATATTTGGAAATCGTGCAGGACAATCTAAAATTTCAAATGCTTGTGGAAAAGCAGATGAAAAAGGTTTTGCAAATATAACTGGTGCACAACATTGTAGAGCAGAGTTTTATATAGATGGTTTAGGTTGGGTTCCAGCAGATCCTGCTGATGTAACAAAAGTAAGACTTGCAGAAAAATTAACAAATGAAGACCAAAAAATCAAAGATGTTAAAAAATATTTCTTTGGTTCATGGGAAATGAATTGGGTTGCATTTAATAGTGCAAGGGATTTTATTTTAACTCCAAAACCAACTCAATATCCATTAAATATGTTAGGTTATCCTTATGCTGAAATTGGTGAAGATGCTCTTGATTATTATAATGCAAAAGCATTTTCGTATACTTATTCTTCACAAGAGAGAGTATGAGAAAAGAAGGATTTATGATAATGGGTGCAGTTTTTACTGCACTATTATCAACACTTTGTTGTTTACCTGCTTTTTTATTTCTATTTTTTGGAATATCAAGTGGAGTTTTAAGTTACTTTACAACTTTAGAGTATTCAAGAATTCCCCTTGTTATTTTGACAGTTATTTTTCTTATTTTTGCTTTTAGAAATTTAAAACAAAAAATCTCTTGCAAATGTTCAAAAAAAGAAGTTTATAAACAATGTTTCTATTTTTTAATTTTCTTTTTTGTAATAGTTACTTTGCTTTTATATTCTGAATTTTTACCTTTATTTATGGAGTAGTTTTGTGAAAACTTTATTTCTTCTTTTTATATTTTGGTTATCTTTAAATGCAAGTAATATAAGTGTGATAAAAGTAGAAGGAATGCATTGTCCTCTTTGTACAACAGCCGTTAAAAAAGCTGTAAATGACCTTGAGGGTATAGAAAAAGTAAGTGCTAGATTAAATACAAAAGAAGTAACTGTTACTTATTCTGAAAAAGTTACTTTAAATCAAATTTTAGAAGCTATAAAAACCACCTCTTACACAGGTATTGAAATATCTACGATTAAAGAGTGATTTTATAAACTATCTAAAGCTGATTCATTAAATCTATAAGTTTTATGTTGAACTTTTACTAAAATATTTTTTTC from Arcobacter suis CECT 7833 encodes:
- a CDS encoding heavy-metal-associated domain-containing protein; the protein is MKTLFLLFIFWLSLNASNISVIKVEGMHCPLCTTAVKKAVNDLEGIEKVSARLNTKEVTVTYSEKVTLNQILEAIKTTSYTGIEISTIKE
- a CDS encoding transporter; amino-acid sequence: MRKEGFMIMGAVFTALLSTLCCLPAFLFLFFGISSGVLSYFTTLEYSRIPLVILTVIFLIFAFRNLKQKISCKCSKKEVYKQCFYFLIFFFVIVTLLLYSEFLPLFME
- a CDS encoding transglutaminase-like domain-containing protein → MQRRTFLKTTAIFSSAVLLTPNFAFAKEENPFGITSKPRKFSIKNNYVINPSPDLAQAWIPLPKDESYHKVIDFSYKGNFDEAKVVKNEYDTRVLYVKWNKGEKNRELEVSFDVIMQERTTDFSKATSNTNYPSDIKVYLEGTTHIPVIPSLQEYAKNITKDAKTPLQKAQAIYDWTVTTMYRDESIIGCGIGDAKKTIEEKIYGGKCTDISSVFVALLRNVGIPAREIFGNRAGQSKISNACGKADEKGFANITGAQHCRAEFYIDGLGWVPADPADVTKVRLAEKLTNEDQKIKDVKKYFFGSWEMNWVAFNSARDFILTPKPTQYPLNMLGYPYAEIGEDALDYYNAKAFSYTYSSQERV